The Glycine soja cultivar W05 chromosome 19, ASM419377v2, whole genome shotgun sequence genomic sequence CCTGGTTTTTCATATATTATGGAGCTCTCATATGGGACAGCAACATACAAAAGGGTGAAGCAAAACTGATCCAAAATTGAACTCAAAATTTGCACACACATTAAGCTTGTTACAACAGGGCTTTAAATATAGAACTAACAAGTCCCTCATTGGGTGAAATAAACAGCATATTATGGCTACCTTAAATTAGAGATTATTGACTTACAACTACAAGTTGTTTTATCTAAGCACAAGTAACATTTAACCAAttttacaagcaatcacaaaaTCTTCAAAGATACTTATGACAGTAGAAAAATCTCACGCTGCCAACAACTTCATAACCCTTGTTACTTGTGGAACTTTGAAGCCCTTCCGTGTATTGTTTTGGTACTTCTGGTACATGTTATATATCATTTTTCGCTGTTtgtaaaaaaagtgtaaaaacttttaaactttctactaataaaaaaattattatttgtatgatttttaaattaattattataaaaatcaataaacttattattttatgataatatgtgattgaataataatataatttattttacattagtgCATAACctattttcttttagaaatattaaaacataACCATTGACATAATTGACTATAAAATCTGTAGAACTGAAAAAGAATGGAAtcctaaaataatcaaataaagatggcctATGAAATTAATTCTCAAGTTGAGACTTAATTGTTACATTTAAAGTTCATTATCACTCCCCATGTAAATGTTAtgcaaaaatcaaattcaatttttttttctataagctTAACATGTTTGTCAACTAAGTTACAccaattattttcataaatcctTTAAAATAACAGTTTTATCAACTCTACTTTTTGTTGTGTGATTCGatacatttatttaattcacatcatttattaaatcaaatttgaaattaaagcaaaatgtcatcaagtatttttttttcttttttaagtaggaattcaaatataaaactcAGTATGTCTAAAGTtaatatatcttaaaatataataaatcttaaaaatagtTCATTAGATTGGACCAACCCCACTTAGCCTTAGCTCATGTGGGTTAAGGCCACCCAAATGGCCACGAGGCATACATAAAAAAGCTCATGAAAAGCCCACAAGATTCTGTGGGTTAAGGACCAATCCATatgctttaaataaaaaataaaaaatgttggcATAAGGCTTAGCAAAGATGTTCGGCCTAGGTCATATGGAAGATGGGTTGAGGTGAAGATGCTATTGCTGGAGCTGAGGTTAAGATGCATGCATTGGTTGAGGCTATAAGCTGAAATTCCCTTGGTTGTTGTTGATACACATTCATTGGTCGAAGTTGAGTTAAAATGCATTGGTTGAAATCAAACCAAAAATGCTTTGGTCCATGTTAAATTGAAGACACACTAGTCAAAGTCAAACTAAAGATTCCATAATTGAGGTCAACCCCAGGGGATGGATCCAGAAAAAAATTAGGGATCAAATATAACctagataattttataataaaaatctatattaactatttatttataagaaaaaaaattcaaaatctattcaaataaattttgaagaatGTCTTGTACaacttaatatttctttttattatatcatgttaTTGATATGAAATACTTATTGACTTTatcaatgattaatttttatcagaAACTCTAATTGTCTATGAATCTTTATTgaatctcttcttccatttTGTTTCTTTCAATCACAAGATTTAAACCTAAAATCTTGCTTGAACCTACTATTACTCAAACCAACAATTGATTAATGTACAacttaatataatatttgatttgtttttttataatcaaaatcttcatataaaaataattaatttaatatatatataaatcaaggGAGCCAAGGCCCCCTCTCCTCTATACATTGGTCCACCCTTGATCAAGCCAAAGATGTCTTGGTCTGAGACGAAACCAAAGATACCCTAGTCAAGGTCAAgataaaaatgtcttatccaAGATAAATTAAGATTTCATGGCCAAAGTTGAGCCAAAAATACCCTGAGATCATTCGGAAGATATTTTAACTAGAAGAGTCACATTCAAACTCATCATATATTGGAGTTTGGACTCTTGAACAAACGCTTATATTCTATATTTCATTCATCTTAAAGGATAGAAGAAAATTTTCACCACCTTTTCCTTCTGATTTTTATCTAtctaaataatagtttttttactttattttttatatttgttttatttttatcgtTCCAGTTTATTTTCTATTGATTCTTCCAAAAAGTGTATCCGTCACTACCGAATACCGATACCGACTCCATAAGCTAGCGTTTGTCTTATTTTCATTACATGGAGACAGCCGCAACAGTGGAATCCTTGGTCGTCAAGAATCCTTGGTTACCAAGGTTGTGATATTGACCGTTCAAATGATTTTATACTAGTAATACTTTATACAGAAATACTTGTCAGAAGTACTATACTAACGTGCAagtattaactaaaaaatattttatataatttatctatgtaaaatattaattgtttttaaaataatatatatatatatatatatatatatatatatatatatattttatccatTCTGTCATCCTTTGCATTTTATAATACTACACCAAGCGGAAACAAATACAAAAGTGAGCAGCAGCCgggtttgaaaaagaaaaaagaagtcaAATCGCATTCAAACTCATCATACATCGGATTTTGGACTCAAGTATGCAGTATCATCTAATATTCTAATCCTTGCCGATCAAGTTAGGATATTGCCTATTTTAGAATATCTCATACTTTATGCACATTACGATAATTCTCTGACTATTTCAAATTAatacattataataaaaatttacatcatATTGGTCCAACCATGCAGCCGGTCATGCCCTTAAACCCTAGACGCATCTTCtacttataaaagaagaaaggatAGAGTTTGAAGAGCAAGGCAACAATATTACACCATATCAAGCAAAAAATGGACCTTCTCCTAAATTGCATAAACCTAAACAGTATTGCTATTGCGTCATTCATTTGTCTAATTTTCGTGTGTTTGTTTCTACATAGCAAAAATTCTCGTGGGAAAGATGCTCCAGTAGTGGCTGGTGCATGGCCAATACTTGGTCACCTCTCATTGCTGAATGGCTCACAAGCACCCCACAAAATGATGGGTACTTTGGCTGACAAGTATGGACCCTTATTCACCATCAAGCTTGGTGTGAAACCGGCTTTGGTACTCAGCAACTGGGAAATGTCCAAGGAATTGTTCACCACAAACGACCTTGCCGTTTCGTCTCGCCCTAAACTCGTTGCCGTCGAAGTCATGTCTTACAACCAAGCCTTTGTTGGCTTGGCACCGTATGGACCCTATTGGCGCGAGTTGCGTAAAATTGTTACGTTTGAGTTTCTCTCCAATCGAAGAATCGAACAACGGAGCCACATTCGTGTCTCCGAAGTTCGAACTTCGATTAGAGAGCTATTCCACGTTTGGTCGAGTGGAAATAAGAACGAGTCTAGTTATACTTTGGTGGATATTACGCAATGGTTCGCGTATTTAACTTTCAACATGGTTGTGCGAATGGTCGTTGGGAAGAGGTATTTTGGTGTCATGCACGTTGAAGGCAAAGACAAAGCAGAAaggtttatgaaaaatataagagAGTTCATGAATTTGATGGGGACTTTCACGGTGGCAGATGGGGTTCCTTGTTTGAGGTGGTTGGATTTGGGGGGTTATGAGAAGGCCATGAAGGGAACCGCTAAGGAAATTGATAAATTATTGAGTGAGTGGTTGGAGGAGCACCTTCAGAAGAAGCTTTTGGGTGAAAAGGTTGAAAGTGATAGAGACTTTATGGACGTGATGATTTCAGCACTTAATGGTTCACAAATCGATGGGTTTGATGCTGATACCATATGCAAAGCGACAACCTTGGTAAGTAGTTTATGAAATTagtattaattctattttaatttctaatgagTCAGTAAAATTACACTTTTATGACGTTTCAAACTTCTCTGCATGATTAACACCAGGAGTATTGGTTGAACTGATTTTGGAATTATGGtgtatttttataaagaaacaACATTAtaagcaagttaaaaaaaaaactttttgtaaCGAAGAAAATGTCAAGAAAAATAGtctctgattttttttactattttttcttctctattttaaATTCCAAGATTTAAGCTTTACAGTAATTTATAGCATAAACATATTATATAactaactttaattattttttaacagtaGCTTTAcagtaatttttaaattctaaaaagcTTAAGATAAGTATTACCTTCGAATCTCAAGCGGTGGTCTACAGTGGCTTTTCTGAACtataatgtatatataaaatattaaacaattaaatactaatgattgaatataaattttcattgtatttctttttcttagatAATTTTGGACGACTCTTATGATAAGTTTAAACTTATTTACAGGAGTTGATCTTGGGAGGAACTGATACAACTGCTGTTACTCTTACATGGGCACTTAGTCTTCTATTGCGAAATCCTCTTGCATTGGGAAAGGCCAAAGAAGAAATTGATATGCAAATTGGCAAAGATGAATATATACGTGAGTCAGATATAAGCAAACTTGTGTATCTTCAAGCTATAGTTAAAGAGACACTAAGATTGTATCCACCAGCTCCTTTTTCATCACCTCGTGAATTCACAGAGAATTGCATCCTAGGTGGCTACCACATCAAAAAGGGAACTCGTCTTATCCATAACTTGTGGAAGATCCACAGGGACCCTAGTGTTTGGTCAAATCCACTAGATTTCAAACCAGAAAGGTTTCTTACCACTCACAAACATGTTGATCTTAGGGGTCACAATTTTGAGTTGTTACCCTTTGGAAGTGGGAGAAGAGTTTGTGCTGGAATGTCCCTTGGCTTAAACATGGTTCATTTCACTTTGGCTAATTTATTGCATTCCTTTGACATCTTGAATCCATCGGCTGAACCTATTGACATGACTGAATTCTTTGGATTTACCAACACCAAGGCTACTCCACTTGAGATTTTGGTTAAACCACGTCAGTCTCCCAATTATTATGAAACTTTGTAATCCTTATGTTAGTCGTTTGATCCGATTGTGTGATCCCCATTGTTCATATCATGTTATGGTTTGAGGTCTATTCTAAGTTAAATTGTGTCTGCTTTCGAAAAGGTTATGTAACCATGCATGTTATGGTTTGATCGCATGCATAACGTTTTGGAATTAAGAAggaattttctcatttttttttggattgaaGTTCAAtctcctttgattttctttgttcctttgattttctttgttcctcagaaatttattgaatctcttTATAAAGAGATTGAAATCATAATTGATCTTCTTCTAAGTTCTTTTCATTTGAgtcttttttgtcatttttctcATGAATAGAAGAAGATAAGGCTTtgagtgcaattcctttcttctttttgtcattctcttcatgttgataGAGTCTCATAAGTTCTATTTCATGTTCTTAAAGTTTTCCAAAgaaagtagcaagagacatgttagtgaGATCTTTTAATTATGCAATTGTTGTTACTTTTGGCTGTCATtgtctgcttaaacatctcaacattttgttaataagatcttcattaggaaatattttccCTAATGacgcaagatgattaactatatgtgtaaatttcttttgcatatcttgtatgatctcattttgattcattctgaaaagttcatattcatgcGTGAGAGTGTTTATTTTAGATCTTTTTacatcagttgtgccttcataagttacttgtaatgtatctcacattttctttgtatttttacaatttgagactctaaaatattcattcatgcctaatgcagaagtaattatattcttgacttttaaattatattgaatccttcttctttcatcttcatcccATTAttttctaggtttttctataattGTATTTCTCACTATCATTGTAGGAATGAAGGGACCAATTTATATTGtttcccatatatatatatatatatatatatatatatatatatatatatatatatatgacttctATAAAGATCTACATATggattttctaatagtgataaccctcacccTTGAAAataagaggcctattaataaaattttccttaggaaatggaaagttagatgagaccataattattcttgaagtttttaaactttagacaaGAATCTTACTCGACAAATGACCTCAATAACtttagaggggggggggggtgaattaagtttcaaaattatcccactaacaaattttaactgccttttaaatgatatatgataggctcaaaatgcagaagaagaaaaagaagtaatcaatttaataatgttcttttaactgggtaagacaaagtaaactgcaataaaataaccgagataagggaagagaaaattgcCAAGTCGTTTTATCATGGTTCGGTCACTTCTCGTGTCTACGTTCAGTCCTTAAGCAATCCATTTCAGATttttcactatctttgtaaactcTTTATAACTTCTAAACACACCTTGAGATTcctctcccttgtgttcaggattcTCACAAGTCAAAAGACGAATAATCTTTT encodes the following:
- the LOC114399224 gene encoding cytochrome P450 82A3-like — protein: MDLLLNCINLNSIAIASFICLIFVCLFLHSKNSRGKDAPVVAGAWPILGHLSLLNGSQAPHKMMGTLADKYGPLFTIKLGVKPALVLSNWEMSKELFTTNDLAVSSRPKLVAVEVMSYNQAFVGLAPYGPYWRELRKIVTFEFLSNRRIEQRSHIRVSEVRTSIRELFHVWSSGNKNESSYTLVDITQWFAYLTFNMVVRMVVGKRYFGVMHVEGKDKAERFMKNIREFMNLMGTFTVADGVPCLRWLDLGGYEKAMKGTAKEIDKLLSEWLEEHLQKKLLGEKVESDRDFMDVMISALNGSQIDGFDADTICKATTLELILGGTDTTAVTLTWALSLLLRNPLALGKAKEEIDMQIGKDEYIRESDISKLVYLQAIVKETLRLYPPAPFSSPREFTENCILGGYHIKKGTRLIHNLWKIHRDPSVWSNPLDFKPERFLTTHKHVDLRGHNFELLPFGSGRRVCAGMSLGLNMVHFTLANLLHSFDILNPSAEPIDMTEFFGFTNTKATPLEILVKPRQSPNYYETL